The Magnetococcales bacterium genomic interval AACAACCGGCCATCGCGCTCCACTGGCATGCCGAGGACCGCATCGGAGTGACCGTGGTAGGAGTTGTTGAACAGGACAATCTTGTTGCGGCCGGTGGCGGCCCGGGCCAGGCGCAACGCGGCCATGACGGCTTCGGTCCCGGAGTTGGTGAAGGCGACCCGCTCCATGCCGGTAAACTGACAGATCAGGCGGGCCGCTTCGCCGGCCTGGGGGGGTCTGGGACCCAGTTGCATCACATCGGCGGGCTGGTCCCGCAAGGCCTGGTCGATAAACTCCGGATGGTGACCAAACAGGGTCACCCCCTGGCCCATGGTGATGTCCACATATTCGTTGTCGTCGATATCCCAGAGGTAGGCCCCTTTGGCCCTTTTGCCCACGATGGGATAGAGCATCTCCTTGGTGGAAAAACGAAAGCCCACGGCAGCCCGGCTGTCGGCCAGCACCCCGCGATATTTTTGCGCGAGTTCCTTGGAAGTACGGGTTTTGGCCACATACCGCTTGATCAACGCTTCCAGGTGTTTGGCCTGCCGGGGCGTGAGTCCCCGTGCCCGAATTTCCAGGGGCGACAGGAGTTGTTGCGGCAAGGCTGCGGAGCGGGGTTTGGGCGGAGTGGAAGCCTGGGCTTGAGGAAATTGACCGGTCGTGGCGACGGATGCCGGTGCAGCGGATGCCGGTGCCACGGGCGCTGGTGCGGCAGGCGTTGGTGCCGCAGTCGCTGTCGCCGCCTGCGCCGCAATGAGGCTTCCCACAGCGGATTCCGCTTGCGGGGCAACCCCCTCGGCCAGGGTGCTGCCCTGCAAAAACTGCAACTGTTGGGTCACCACGGCAGAGAGGGTTTGTGAGACCGTGTGGAGTTGTTGGGCAAGGATTTGTTCCAGCTCGCCACCGGTTTCCAGCGCGACGGGGGCCACCCGGGACATGGCTGGCACCGCCGGCAACAACGGCATGGCCATGCCCATGGATTGGGCCTGGAGGGGCATGGCCCCGGCAGGAGACGACAGGGTCGGGGATAGTCCCTGGAGGGGCATGGCCCCGGCAGGAGACGACAGGGTCGGGGATAGTCCCTGGAGGGGCATGGCTCCGGCAGGAGACGACAGGGCCGGGGATTGCATCTGGAGGGGCATGGCCCCGGCGGTTGGCGCGGCTTGCGGGGAGTGAACCACCGGGGCTGCCGCCGGCCTCTCTGCCAACCTGGCATCGATATAACGTGCCAGGGCATCGATGGTGATCAGCTCTTCGAAGAATTGGGGGATGGCAATGGTCACGCCATAGGTGACTTCAACCGTGCGTTGGACCTCCATGAGGATGAGGGAGTTGGCTCCCATTTCCAAAAAAGGGATATGGATGTCGCCCGCCCCCACGGCCACGGGCATGGCCTCGGCCATCAGACCCCGCAAGGTGGCAATGATTGCCGCGTAGTGTGGACCGGCGGTGTCTTGACTGGCGAGGGAATTGTCATGCATGGCTGAGGAAGCTCCTGTTGTTGCTTTCCAATCCTGACTCGGTCAACACGTTACACCCCATACTGGAGCGCAGATGCAATAACCCGGAGCAGTTTTGGGACAAATGACGGCGGGGCACGGAGACAACCTTACCGGGCATATTCCCAGAGTGAAGGTTCATCCAGGTCGATACGGACCACAACACCGGTGTGGGCACGCGGAGCGGTTTCGTAGGGAGACATGTAGAGATGGCGACCGACGATGACACCACCGATATACCCCTTGCTGAGGGGGTACACGCGGGCCGTATCGCAAACGGCCCAGGCCGAGAGATCATCGAGGGGTTTTGTGGTATCGAAGCGACTCACCTGGCCATGATAGATGCCTTCCTCGATGCAATGGGGAATGAAGTAGATATACCGCTGGTCAAACAATGCCCCAAAAAAACCACGGCTGTTCGGATGGACCCGGGCCATATCGAAGACCTGCCAACCGGTCCTGGCATCCAGCCTGGAGCCAATCTCATAACGCGCCACCTGACCATGGCGGTCGGTTCCATCATAGTAGGGAACGAAACAGAGATGCCGGTCGGTGCGCACCGCGCCGATGAAACCGCGACACTGGGGATGCAGGGTGGTGAGATCGAAGGTGGTCCAGGCCTGGGGATCATCAAAACGGCCCTGGGAATCGAAACGGACGAGATGGCCGTGAAAATCCTTGTTGCCTCGATAGGGCACAAAGTAGACATGCCGTCCGTCGGCAACCGCAGAGTGATATCCCTGACACCCCTCCTGGAGCCGGGCCGCGTCGAATATGTCCCAACTGGTCGTGGTGTTGAAATCTGCCTGGGTATCGTAACGCACGATCCGCCCATGATAGGTGGACCAGTCGAGTTGATAGGGGGCGAGGTAAAGATGGCGACCGGCGACAACGCCGCTGACGAAACCCCGGCTCTCCGGATCCAATTGTCTGGTATCGAAGACGCACCAGCTTGCCGGATCGGCAAAGGGTGCCCGGGTGTCGTAGCGGGTGACCTGTCCATGGTGCAATCCATTGAAATAGGGAACCATGTACAGATAACGACCATCAAACAGGCCATCCGTAAACCCACGGCTGTCCGCGTGGACGGTCGTGGTATCGAAAAAGGACCAGCTCGCCGGGTCATCGAAGCGACCCTGACTGTCATAACGGGTCACCTGTCCCGATGGGGTCCCGTTGTTCATGGGCACGTAGTATATGTAGCGGCCATCGCAAGCCGCCCCGGAAAACCCCTTGCTGGCTGCATGCACCTGGCTTGTATCGAAAAAAACCAGACCTTTCATGATCGTATACGATCCTGGCGCACGTCTTCCACCGTATCACCGAGGTGACGCCCCGCCAAACGAATTCGCCAGGCACGTGCCTCTGACAGACCATCGTCGCCAATCAGCCCGGCTTCACGCCCGACCAGGCAGCGCACCGGTTCCTGCACGCTGCAATGATCGGCCACGGCCATCGCCTTCAGTGATTCATGGACATCGTCCGGCAAATCGCGGACGCTTGATGCTTTCATGACGCCACCTCGTTGCTATCGAAATGTGATCGGTATCCTGATGGCGCATCACTTTTTTGTCAAGGCTGATCCAACTTGCAGCGTCAAGGCTGACCTTGTTTCGGTCACCGGACCTGGATCGATCCGTTGAAACATTGTAAAACGGATCCGGCCCCGATCATTGAATCCGGATCGATTTCTGGCATTTGTTTCGACAAGCCTCAAAGCCTGGAGCAGAAAAATGAATGTATCGGCACACAGTGAGCCATGAAACAGAACATTGAATACTCTGGACGGTCACCCTATAATTCATGTTGAAAAAAGCGAAATTCAGATTCTATAACTTTCACACTGCCCAGTGGAGAATGGTACATGAGAAGATTACAGTTGGGTATTTTTTTATCGACCTTGCTGTTGGCAGCCGGAATTGGATCTGCCGAGCAACTGGCGGATCCTGCCTTCAAGGCCAAGGTTGACAATCCGGCCTATGCCACGGGCAAGAAACCGGTCGTCCTGGTTGATGGGGGACACAACAACTGGCACAAGATCGATGGACGCTACAAACCTTTTGCCGAAGTACTCACGGCGGATGGTTACGATGTCCGCGCCCTGGCCGGTACCATCACCCCGGAAGCCCTCAAGGGGATTGACGTCCTGGTAATCGCCAACGCCCTGAACATGAAAAATGCCACCGAAAAAGAGAAAGCGAACAAGTGGGAATTGCCCACCCCCTCGGCTTTTGAGGATACGGAAATCAATACAGTCGTCGATTGGGTCAAAAAAGGGGGGTCCCTCCTGTTGATTGCCGATCACATGCCCTGGCCGGGAGCCAACGAAAAACTGGCCATGAATTTCGGCATCATCATGGACAACTCTTTTGTGTTCGATGCCACCTTCACCTACAAGAAGGGTGACCCGAACATCATCAAATTCAAACTGTCCGGTGGCAAACCAACCGAAGGCAAACTTGTCAACCATGCCATCGTCGCCGGCAGAAAAAATGCACCCATTTCCGAAGAGATCCAATACGTCTCCACGTTCACGGGCAGTGCTTTCCGCGCCAAACCGGGCAGCAATGTCCAGCCTTTGATGGTGTTCGGCGATGGATCCAGAATTCTCTATCCTGCGGAAGCGGATACCATGTCACTGCAAACCCCCAATGCCCCGGCGGTCGGTTTGTTGCAGGGTGCCACCGTGAAAGAGGGCGATGGCCGGGTTGCCGTGTTTGGCGAAGCCTCCATGTTTACCGCCCAGACCGCCCCCTGGGATCCCAAATATCCCATGGGCATGCAAAATCCGGAAGCTGCCAACAATCAGCAGTTTCTCCTGAACGTGCTGCATTGGCTTACAAAGCTTCTGTAAATGCTCATTGGTGCAGGGATTTTCGGTTTTGTCTTGAGCATGGTGTGACAACGGCATCCTGATGGTGCATAATTCCGGCCCGGAAGGTTCGGAAACAACATGCTGCCCCGTCAGGATGCCGAACACTGTCACCACCCTGTTGTGCAGCCCATCCGGTGAACCATGACCCACGACTTCGACAGCGTATTGGCGACCTTCAGGTCCCTGATAACCCCGATATTTTTTATTGATGATCCAGAGACCATCACCCCTGAAACGGTCGCGGCAGATGTGGAGGGGTGGGACTCGTTGAGTCACACCCTGGTGATCATGGCGGTGGAAAAAGAGTTCGGCATCCGGTTTCTGGCCCGGGAAACAGCGTTTGAAAACGTGGGAGAGCTGGTGAAAGGAATCCTCTCCCGCTTGCCGGGCAACCGTTGAGACGGGACTGTTGCAGGGAAGGGATGCGCACGTGAAACCAACCATTGTATTTTATGGAAACTGCCAATCCTTGACCTTCTGCCTCAAGACCATGTTCGTTCCGGAGGTGGCTGAGCAATACACGATTGCCCTGTTGCGCACCCCTGAAGAGAACAGACCGGACCATCGATGGCAGGTACTCTGTCATGAGCCGGTGGGGGTTGGTCAGCTCCTGTCAAACTGCGCTTATTTTTTTCAACAGATGGGTTTTTGGGACCAGACCTTTCCCTATGCGGACAGGCTGCCGTCCCATTGCCGCACGATCCGTTTTCCCATGCTCACGCTTGAACTGTTGTGGCCTTTTTACATGCTGCGACCGCGTCCGTACCCATTTGGTGTCGAGGACAATCGACGTGGGCATGGAGACCGGATTTTCCATAACCTGCTCAAAAAAAAGCTGCTCCCCCTGGAAACCCTCGCCCGCTTCATGGCGACGGACATCCATCGCCTGCTGGACCTGGATCGGTCCTGCGAAATCTATTTTGAAAAACTCCGGAATCTGGACCGGCAGGTGGATCTGCCGGTGGCCCATTGGATTGAAAAGTATTTTCGTTCCAAACCGCTGTTTGCAGATACGGCCCATCCCAATCCTCCCCTGTGCAGTCATATGACCAACCAGTTGTTGCAATGCGCGGGATTGATCAGGGAAAACGCCATCGAATACTGGGATGAAAGACCCAATTTCAGTGCCACTTTTCCGATTCACCCCCAGGTGATCGATCACTACAAGCTGGAGTGGGTGGATCATGCCACCCGTTACGGCTTTCATCCGCCATTGCCGCATGCGAGCAGTGTCTACCAGGAAAAATACAACACCAAGGTGGGGGATTACAGCTATCTGGCAGGCCTGCGCAAGCATTTGGAGATGCCGGATGCCTCCCCCTGTCATGGCCGGGAAGATGACTCCGGGCACGTCCAATCCCTGCACCAGGAATTGGCCTTCTGGGATGCCGTGCCGGAAGGCCCCATGACCAAAACCGTCCATGCCTGGCGGGCCGAGTTGTCCACCATACTGGGTGATTGCCATCGACTGTCGGGCAGACATGAACAGGCCAGAATATTCTACGAGCAGGCACTGAAACTCAAACCGGCACTGTATCATTTGCTGCCATCGCTGCTGGATTTTCTGGAGCGGGAGGAGCGTTCCAGGGAGACCCT includes:
- a CDS encoding acyl carrier protein → MTHDFDSVLATFRSLITPIFFIDDPETITPETVAADVEGWDSLSHTLVIMAVEKEFGIRFLARETAFENVGELVKGILSRLPGNR